tttcaaatatttccaaAGCTTATGGAAATTCAAACAATTCAACGagacttttttttttctcttattggAATCAGATTAGTAcgagaataaatataaaatttaatgttaGTGCAGTCATTTTAGTAATAAAACAGACGTCTGTAATTGAAAGTTCTTTTGCAGTAACATTATAATCAGCATTATTGTCTGTTTTGCAGGAATCATATTTCTTTCTTCGAAGCCTTTTGTTTTATGCCGTCAATCGTATTACAAAATTAAAACCCTACATATTCAATAAATACTATTCTGTCTGTTTCCAATGAACCAAATTTGCAGACGTTTTATAAGGTTTTAATTCCTTAGACATAGTTGACcttaaatgaatttgaatattacTTCTAGATTCCTTTTAATCATTACGATCCTTATGTTTCTTAGTATATATTCATTtctggctttcaaatgtttagaGTTATCCTTGCATAATCAAGGCAAATCCAGTGTAGTACTTTGGACTCGAGAAATATACATTAGTTAATATTATCATTTAAGTCTTAccattaattattatttttactgtgtAGTCTATATTTAGGTTTCTATAAACATTCAGACCAGTTATCTCATATTAATGGCTTTCAGTTTCTATTTTAGAATCGAACTTCTTAGCTTAGCTTGTCTAAATAATATTGTACATAATAATTTATCTATTGTTTCGTTTTATTTTACGAAAGCTTCCCGCAATATATTGTGCAAAGAATCGAGTGGTAGCATCCTCGGTAGTCCTAAGAAAAGCATTGACATGGGTTTTGCCTCTGTTCGATACATGGAAACAAATGGTTTTTGTGATAATGATTCAAGTATCACCTTGAATGATTGCCAGCAGCGGACTATAGATAAAGGATACATTGGAAACATTTATCAGGGAACAAATGTTCCACACTGCTGTTATTACAATACAAGTAGCACCAATAGACATTACACACATCTGTGGAAAAGAGAAGACAATAAAGATGTACTTTCATCCGAAAGACTATGTTTCTCGGGTAATAAGATAATGttaaatttccttattttcaaTGATGAAATATATCCATCAAATGTATATAGAATACTGTACCACAGAcaaaataatatagaaaatgttttcgtattgaattataatcctggtacctttggcaACTATTATCGCCTAATGCAGACTCGTATTCTGTATATTTAAACGACAAATGAAAATACATCCTGCAAACCAGCAAACACACGAAATcaaaatttatatctatatatagatataagaaaattaaaaattaaagtgaGATTCATTCAGGTATGTCatgtggcagttgttatcttatagttcgtttctgtgtgtgttgtattgtcaTTTGTTCTTTGTTGACCATTTagtgtttctattgtttcgtTGCTTTCCTCTTggtgtgttttcctcggttttagtttgtaacccggatttgttttctctcaatcgatttatgacttccaaacagcggtatactactgttacttTTATTTAATGTCATATAATACTATATCGAGGTTGCCCGAAATGTGctgaaattgaataatttaaattCCGTATCTTATTACAGACGGGTTTTCCGTATTAAGGGACCATAACCATAACACCCTTTGTTTAAACTTTGACAATCCTTTATTGCAAGTGCAACGGAAAACCATGATGAAAGGAAAAGTAATCAAACGTGGAACAGattctggaatataaaaaaagtaatacaCCAAAACTTTTTTTAACTGTTATGACAAATTTGAGTAAACCAATGGATAGGTTAAATTTTCTTGATGCTTTGAGAAGATTCCAAAGATATTTCataatgattttgttatattatattgccAGATACTAATAAATAAAGCCGTCATTGGCTTTCCGAAAATGTAAAAGCATGGCTTGTTTTCATCTAAATGTGAAAGCGAGTTTTGGATATTTGATTAAACACTTAAATAaaatcaacagtagtataccgctgttcgaaattcataaaacGATTGAGaaagaaacaaatccgggttacaaacgaaaactgagggaaacacatcaaatataagatgagaacaacgacacaacagaaacacaacactaaaatgtaacacacacagaaacgaactataacaattaccattttcctgacttggtacagaacattctaagaaaaaaatggtggttgaacctggttttgtggctagcaaaccttccgcttttatggcaatgttaaatataacattaaaatgacaacattacatgacaggactacaatacaaataaatgggagaacacaTAGGACAGAGAatcacacaaataatagctatcaaaaggtaccaggtttataatttaatacgccagactcgcgtttcgtccacacaagactaatcagtgacgctcagataaaaaaagttcgaaagccaaaacaagtacaaagttgaaaagcatcgagggccaaaagttcaaaaaagatGTGCCTAATACGGATTAGGTTTCCTGCCTGGTAcaagaacatccttagtatttagaataattcatacttttgcgaacagttaatttataaaaatgaccatataatagaTATATGTAGTGACAGaataactacagaataaaaacgaatttATAAAACAACCTCAACCAGCACATAAAAAGTCACAGCCGAGTTAGCTGAACAGATCTAAAAGGAAAAACAATCTAAAAGGAAATTATGAAAAATGAAGAGAATTAACAGCAGTTAGCTCTTATCccacctttattttcgttttgattcttagaaaaaaaaatcaagatttaatGCAAAACTTCATCCTCATAATAAGAGTGTATCACCTATGTTCAACTTCGTTCTTTTCCAAACAAATAATATGCCTACAGAAGTACCTCTCCACAATTAGTTTAATACTATTGCTAACAATTTTACTCTTTTCAAAAGACTTTTATAGACCATCGTTTAACGGTGCTGGGGGATTGATGTTTCCTCCTCTACACGGATATACTGATTATATAGACTCTCCAATGTTTCCATCGAATTATCCAAAGGGAATAACTGAACATTTAACCTTATGGAGCTTTCCAGGAAAGTACTTAAAACTGACCATTCTCTATGCGTCATTTGCCCAGACTGCAACTGAAGCGCAGCTTAGTCAAGTAAGTTGACTCTTGAAAACAAAGAAAGTGAACGtttataaatgtaatttttatattgaatttccTAGAATGATTAATTATTACGCATGCCAATAATCTCCTCTGTTATTACGCATGACAATAATCTTCTCTGTTATTACGCATGACAATAATCTTCTCTGTAAATACGCATGACAATAATCGTCTCTGTTAATACGCATGACAATAATCTTCTCTATTATTACGCATGACAATAATCTTCTCTGTTATTACGCATGACAATAAGTTTTTCTGTTATAACGCATGTCAATAATCTTCTCTGTTATTACGCATGACAATAATCTTCTCTGTTATTACGCATGACAATAATCTTCTCTGTTATCTATAATTGTTTGATGGAATTACTATAATAAGAAAGTCTTGAGATTTATTTCAACTTCAATAAAAGTTTCATTATTTTAagctttaaatatataaattgtagCACCATGCTAGTTTTGTAAAGAACCTTAACTTTTGTCAACTACTATGGCAAATGTAGTAACGAATGGATAAAAGTTCTAACTAAACAAGTTcaattatctgacttatatatcTCGATCACGGTaattattgattaaaattttGCTTCTTTTCTGTAGAGTGGTCATTCGTATATAAATCCAAGTTCATGTAAAGACACATTATCAATAGACATGGGAACAGGAAAGaagataaaaataacaaatgacaACCAAAACAGATACAGATATGCGTCTTTCATGGCAACTGGAGATACTGTCAACATATATTTCACATCGTGTTTTCAGTATCTAATGGCAGATAACTTAATGTATCAATTAAAGATTGAAAATATAGGTAACAGTTTGTTCTTCAACTTCCTACCTCATTtggctttttaatatttttgcttCGAGCGTCTATGGTGAGTAGTTTGTAGACACACTGGagtacaaaattataagcctagtatctgtgatgtctgttttttttttattataatgccTTTATTACTTTGTAACACGAAAATGTCTACCGTATCAAGATATATAGGTAAAAGAGAGCATAGGCTGAAATTGTGCGCCTGTATGAGAAAGACTTTCAAGTCTTTATTTAATTACATTGACGGGATGTTGTCTTATTGAAGAATATTTCAAGTTCAATTCCATTGAAAAGCAACACTCTGATCACTTgagtaaaacaaatatacattataataaatatttcagcAAAAGATATCAATCAGAGGTCCAAAAATCGATAATCCGTCACATatcataaatcaaatatttatttcttctcacattaagaaaaaaataatattttaatttgaacTATTTTGCAtattaatgtattttttatatttgtatttattgactttttttttgtctttgctTGATGCGTAGAATTGTCTCGTTTTCGAGGTCCGTTAGATAATGTTTTGATTAATTGATGTTTTCCttcttctgtcatttattttttttgctctaACAAAAAACTAGCAAAACAATGACGTTAATATTAAAGTGTCACTTATATTCAAGTTTTATCAATTAATCTTAAACAACCAAACACTTATGACGTCGTTGTCACATAACAAATGACatttgtgcctgatattcatatgatgaagacataatctttcaatcagtttaattgaggtgtcagttaactgctagtagtctgttgttatttatgtattattgtcattttatttgttttcttttgttacatcttctgacatcggactcggacttctcttgaactgaattttaatgtgcgtattgttatgcttttaattttctacattggctagaggtatggggggggggggtgggctgggatctcataaacatgtttaaccccgccgcaattttgcgtctgtcccaagtcaggagcctctggcctttgttagtcttgtatgatttttaattttagtttcttgtgtataattcggagtttagtatgacgtccattatcactgtactagtatacatattttttaaggggccaactgaataacgcctacgggtgcgggagtttctcactacattgaagacccattggtggcattcggctgttgtctgctcgatggtcgggttgttgtcgctttgacacattccccatttcctttctcaattttatttttattatagataattattcaatcaatttgaatatattgaaaaaaaatatttttaagtttttgtaaCGTACATGTTTTTCAACAATATTACTACTTTAAGGTAGTATACGACAATTTGGCAATCTGACAAACAAATGTGTATATCATCTACGTGGCAAatgataaaacaacaaatatcttttttacatttcttaaattgtatatttttacagATTATCCAGGCTGTGGAGTAAATGCTTCAAGATTTGCAACGTGCACTGAGAAAACTGCATATATAGCATCTCATTTATATCCCTCCTTATATACAGCGTCTGACACAAATATGTGGAAAATCAGAGGACGATATGGACAATATATTGAACTTCAATTCATAGAACTAGATGTGAACATTTTGCAACTGGTTGATGCGTTTGTTGAAGTATTTGACTTTGATATCGTGGGCGAAAGATCTGAATCTCTTGGTCGATTCACTAAGGCTACGAAGCCACATTTTAGATTAGTATCAAGTTGGCATATGATGGATGTAGAATTCCGTGTCGGTAATGACTTGACTGGTAGAGGCTTTCTGGGTTTATATACGATAAAAGATAATGTTATTGATACCATTTCAAATGACTCAGGTAAGTTTTGTGAAAgtatcttttaattattttttgtagcATCTTTAAAGGCCCATCAGTCTATTTCCTTAACATTTCTATTTTCGCCATAATTTGCAGTTAGTTACATACATAAGGATGATCTGCAACAAACActaaaacttataaataaaaagaatattcaaCTTGAAAgtgttttgattaaaaaaaaggtaaatttcgAAATAGATGTATAAGCGAAGGACTACGTGACAATTATAAGTCATCTCTATAGTTGTTGAGAAAACTAACAGAAATAACTTAAACGTGATATGAAACCCAACTTTTCATTGCACCTTAACCGTAGATATTACAT
This genomic window from Mytilus galloprovincialis chromosome 9, xbMytGall1.hap1.1, whole genome shotgun sequence contains:
- the LOC143046840 gene encoding uncharacterized protein LOC143046840 — encoded protein: MKRMFIYSFVVEFGLQEHTLRLYGEDGLDPKIFTIDSIQDVHILQKFMFLQNILTRYIKIRVIDPSNDIACFKAEFIGCQVYASRNILCKESSGSILGSPKKSIDMGFASVRYMETNGFCDNDSSITLNDCQQRTIDKGYIGNIYQGTNVPHCCYYNTSSTNRHYTHLWKREDNKDVLSSERLCFSDFYRPSFNGAGGLMFPPLHGYTDYIDSPMFPSNYPKGITEHLTLWSFPGKYLKLTILYASFAQTATEAQLSQSGHSYINPSSCKDTLSIDMGTGKKIKITNDNQNRYRYASFMATGDTVNIYFTSCFQYLMADNLMYQLKIENIDYPGCGVNASRFATCTEKTAYIASHLYPSLYTASDTNMWKIRGRYGQYIELQFIELDVNILQLVDAFVEVFDFDIVGERSESLGRFTKATKPHFRLVSSWHMMDVEFRVGNDLTGRGFLGLYTIKDNVIDTISNDSDCAQTWANLKTSCYKLFHNNNTNQQKAETVCVREGGHLVSINSEEEMAFVHRLLFTMAETTSADKIYIGLAKRNKGYKITDFQWLSGEPLTYTAW